One segment of Ureibacillus thermophilus DNA contains the following:
- a CDS encoding ABC transporter permease yields MGLYSEEIRNITDKSTEQLFEFAAQDEDQAEKIGYSNYSYWRSTWQSFLKNKVAVTLLILVLALVLFVLIQPYLPNQKSPTEIYLDPDTGYQARNVKPNEDFWFGTNSIGQDLWSRIWAGTRTSLFIGVVVAVVEAIIGIAVGALWGYSRKLEGTITHVYNVFENIPTIIVLILMSLILRPSISTIIIAMCITGWVEMARFIRNQIVILRDREYNLASRTLGTPTSRIILKNLLPYLISIIMLRMSLAIPFAIGSEVFLTYIGLGLPVSEPSLGNLINEGRVLMMSPDLRYQLLFPSIVLSFITISFYIIGNAFADAADPKNHV; encoded by the coding sequence ATGGGCTTATATTCAGAAGAAATTCGCAATATTACAGACAAATCGACGGAACAATTATTTGAATTTGCTGCGCAAGATGAAGATCAGGCAGAAAAAATAGGCTATTCCAATTATTCTTATTGGCGGTCTACTTGGCAGTCTTTTTTAAAAAATAAAGTGGCCGTAACTTTGCTCATTTTAGTTCTTGCCCTAGTATTGTTTGTTTTAATTCAACCTTATTTGCCAAACCAAAAATCGCCAACAGAAATCTACTTGGATCCGGATACAGGCTATCAAGCTCGAAATGTCAAACCGAACGAAGATTTTTGGTTCGGGACAAACTCCATTGGCCAAGACTTATGGTCGCGCATTTGGGCAGGAACTAGAACTTCATTATTTATCGGTGTCGTTGTCGCCGTTGTGGAAGCCATCATTGGCATTGCGGTTGGCGCCCTTTGGGGATATTCCAGAAAATTAGAAGGTACCATTACCCATGTTTATAACGTGTTCGAAAATATCCCAACGATTATCGTATTAATCTTAATGTCTTTAATATTACGCCCTAGTATCTCAACCATTATTATTGCGATGTGCATCACCGGTTGGGTGGAGATGGCAAGATTTATCCGAAACCAAATCGTCATTTTGAGAGATCGGGAATATAACTTAGCATCAAGAACATTGGGAACACCAACATCCCGCATTATTTTGAAAAACTTATTGCCGTATTTAATTTCGATTATTATGCTGCGAATGAGTTTAGCGATTCCTTTCGCCATAGGTTCAGAAGTATTTTTAACTTACATCGGCCTAGGGCTACCGGTAAGCGAACCATCTTTAGGAAATTTAATCAATGAAGGTCGAGTATTGATGATGTCTCCGGATTTGCGATATCAGCTTCTATTCCCAAGTATCGTATTAAGCTTTATAACGATTTCCTTCTATATTATAGGAAATGCCTTTGCTGACGCAGCTGATCCGAAAAATCACGTATAG
- a CDS encoding ABC transporter ATP-binding protein encodes MKETKEKILSIENLVIKFSLRGKVLTAIRDVSLDLYKGESLAIVGESGSGKSVLMKSIMGLLDKNGYIAQGKILYQEKDLAQFKTEKDWLKIRGKEIAMVTQDPMTSLNPLKNIGKQIEEAVVLHQGLKGKEAYEKVLQLLRDVGIQDPERRYKQYPHEFSGGMRQRIVIAIAIACNPKILICDEPTTALDVTIQAQILNLLKTLQEKYQLTTIYITHDLGVVAKVADRVAVMYAGDVIEFGKTDEIFFNAKHPYTWALISALPQLGEKGKELYSIKGTPPNLFKEIKGDAFAPRNPYALKIDFVETPPYFKVSDTHFAKTWLMHPNAPKVEPPEVLKKFFEEGRLYAHGG; translated from the coding sequence ATGAAAGAGACAAAGGAAAAAATCTTATCTATAGAAAATTTAGTCATTAAGTTTTCATTGCGCGGTAAAGTCCTGACAGCGATTCGCGACGTATCTTTAGATTTGTATAAAGGCGAAAGTTTAGCCATCGTAGGTGAATCTGGGTCGGGAAAATCGGTTCTAATGAAATCTATAATGGGATTATTAGATAAAAACGGCTACATTGCGCAAGGTAAAATTCTCTATCAAGAAAAAGATTTAGCCCAATTCAAAACGGAAAAGGATTGGTTAAAAATCCGTGGGAAAGAAATTGCCATGGTAACCCAAGACCCGATGACTTCCCTCAACCCTCTAAAAAACATCGGGAAGCAAATAGAAGAGGCGGTTGTTTTGCATCAAGGATTAAAAGGTAAAGAAGCCTATGAAAAGGTGCTTCAATTGCTTCGAGATGTGGGCATCCAAGATCCGGAAAGGCGATACAAACAATATCCCCATGAATTTTCTGGTGGAATGCGTCAACGAATTGTTATCGCCATCGCCATTGCCTGCAATCCAAAAATATTAATATGCGATGAACCAACTACGGCTTTGGATGTAACGATTCAGGCTCAAATTTTAAACTTGCTGAAAACGCTTCAGGAAAAATATCAGTTAACTACGATTTATATTACCCATGACTTGGGGGTCGTTGCAAAAGTAGCCGATCGGGTTGCGGTCATGTATGCAGGCGATGTCATTGAATTTGGAAAAACGGATGAAATCTTTTTTAATGCAAAACATCCGTATACCTGGGCTTTAATTTCCGCCCTTCCACAATTGGGTGAAAAAGGAAAAGAATTATATTCCATTAAAGGAACGCCTCCAAATCTATTTAAAGAAATCAAGGGTGATGCTTTTGCCCCTCGCAATCCGTATGCGTTGAAAATTGATTTTGTAGAAACCCCACCCTACTTTAAAGTAAGTGATACGCATTTTGCGAAAACTTGGCTGATGCATCCCAATGCCCCAAAAGTAGAGCCTCCTGAAGTGTTAAAAAAATTCTTTGAAGAAGGGAGACTGTATGCCCATGGGGGATAG
- a CDS encoding ATP-binding cassette domain-containing protein encodes MGDREVLLEVKKLNVTFGKGKKKFEAIKNVSFQIYKGETFGLVGESGSGKTTIGRAIMRLNEVTSGEILFKGKRINGKIPKDWDREITQKIQMIFQDPMASLNERAKVEYIISEGLINTKKYSNANERQEKVRDALLQVGLLPEFASRFPHEFSGGQRQRIGIARALVMEPEFIIADEPISALDVSIRAQVLNLLTKLQQQKNLTYLFIAHDLSIVRFFTDRTAVIYKGNIVELAETEKIFSNPLHPYTRALLSAVPEPNPYKERSKKMEIYDPSQHHYDKMPPSFVEIEEGHFVLANEEEVERYCEILKMGVSM; translated from the coding sequence ATGGGGGATAGAGAAGTATTGCTGGAAGTGAAAAAATTAAATGTGACTTTTGGAAAAGGCAAGAAAAAATTTGAAGCCATAAAAAATGTAAGTTTTCAAATCTACAAAGGCGAAACCTTTGGATTAGTAGGGGAATCAGGCTCTGGAAAAACTACGATTGGCAGAGCCATCATGCGTTTAAATGAGGTAACCAGCGGCGAAATTTTGTTTAAAGGCAAGCGCATTAATGGAAAAATACCAAAAGATTGGGATCGTGAAATCACCCAAAAAATCCAAATGATTTTCCAAGACCCAATGGCTTCTTTAAATGAACGGGCAAAAGTAGAGTATATTATTAGCGAAGGTTTAATCAATACAAAGAAATATTCCAATGCAAATGAACGGCAAGAGAAGGTGCGGGATGCATTGCTGCAAGTTGGGCTTTTGCCGGAGTTTGCTTCCCGCTTTCCCCATGAATTTTCCGGCGGCCAGCGCCAGCGGATTGGGATAGCCCGTGCTTTAGTCATGGAACCAGAGTTTATTATTGCCGATGAGCCCATTTCTGCACTGGATGTTTCTATTCGGGCGCAAGTTTTAAATCTATTAACTAAACTGCAGCAACAAAAAAATTTGACTTATCTTTTCATTGCCCACGATTTATCCATTGTCCGCTTCTTCACTGATCGGACAGCTGTGATTTATAAAGGAAACATTGTGGAATTGGCAGAGACCGAGAAAATATTTTCCAATCCTCTTCATCCATATACTCGTGCATTGTTGTCCGCTGTTCCTGAACCGAATCCATACAAGGAACGCAGCAAAAAAATGGAAATATACGATCCTTCTCAACATCACTACGATAAAATGCCTCCTTCTTTTGTTGAAATTGAAGAAGGTCATTTTGTCCTTGCCAATGAAGAAGAAGTGGAACGATACTGTGAAATTCTAAAAATGGGGGTAAGCATGTGA
- a CDS encoding S66 peptidase family protein produces the protein MRIPKSLKKGDTIGLISASSPTPPENLPKAIKSVEDLGFNVVVGETCKERHGYLAGKDELRANEVNEMFRNPEIDGIFCIRGGYGAARILPLLDLEMIKQKPKVFAGYSDVTALHIVFNQKCDFVTFHSPMPSTEFIKEEMDEYTWNSFLSCVMDTERSDYVLENADGKPMTVLVPGEATGELVGGNLTLVASSLGTPYEIDTKGKILFLEDIDEYERSVDRMLTQLKQAGKFDDAAGILLGGWTNCGPQNPEKPEQSLRLLTIFEEILVPTGKPILMDITCGHVLPTMTLPLGKKITFNTETKTIKVIG, from the coding sequence GTGAGAATTCCAAAATCGTTAAAAAAAGGAGATACCATTGGTTTAATCAGCGCGTCAAGCCCAACGCCGCCAGAAAATTTGCCAAAAGCCATTAAATCGGTGGAAGACCTTGGCTTTAACGTCGTTGTAGGGGAAACATGCAAGGAAAGACATGGGTATTTAGCCGGGAAAGATGAATTGAGAGCAAATGAAGTCAATGAAATGTTCCGCAATCCTGAAATTGACGGGATTTTCTGTATACGTGGAGGATATGGCGCTGCAAGAATTTTGCCACTATTAGACTTAGAAATGATTAAACAAAAGCCGAAAGTCTTTGCAGGCTATAGCGATGTAACAGCGCTTCATATTGTATTCAATCAAAAATGCGATTTTGTTACATTCCATTCGCCGATGCCTTCCACAGAATTTATCAAAGAAGAAATGGATGAATATACGTGGAATTCCTTTTTATCATGTGTAATGGATACGGAACGGTCTGATTATGTGTTGGAAAATGCGGATGGAAAACCGATGACGGTTCTTGTTCCTGGCGAAGCAACTGGGGAACTGGTTGGCGGAAATTTAACATTAGTGGCTTCCTCATTAGGCACTCCTTACGAAATTGATACAAAAGGAAAAATTTTGTTCTTGGAAGATATTGATGAATATGAACGAAGTGTAGACCGGATGCTGACGCAGCTGAAACAAGCAGGCAAGTTTGATGATGCAGCGGGCATTTTGTTAGGCGGCTGGACAAATTGCGGTCCGCAAAATCCGGAAAAGCCTGAACAAAGCTTGCGATTACTAACAATCTTTGAGGAAATTTTAGTACCGACAGGCAAACCGATATTAATGGACATTACATGTGGTCATGTGTTGCCTACGATGACGCTGCCATTAGGCAAGAAGATTACATTTAATACCGAAACGAAAACGATTAAAGTGATTGGATAG
- a CDS encoding serine hydrolase translates to MEQIRTLLKQVDCKTHLFVKDLKTNEYLIAEKMDEVFSSASIIKVPILCAVLHYVQEHQLSLNHSVDISPENKVDFSVITEQDLTTSTIYELLYWMTVVSDNSATNVLIDLLGFDYLNTYFHNIGLKNTKLQRKMMDFDRLNQGYDNVTTARDMADLFTMISQQTLLPEKLNRLAIDILCKQTDYERLKRYIKDARIAHKTGSLDTVCHDVGIVYHRNGNYIIGVFLTEVRDFEMGKRWIGRISKMVYDYYESDKGGETL, encoded by the coding sequence ATGGAACAAATCCGAACCTTGTTGAAACAAGTGGATTGTAAAACACATCTTTTTGTGAAAGATTTAAAAACGAACGAATACCTAATCGCTGAAAAGATGGATGAAGTTTTCTCGAGCGCAAGTATTATTAAAGTTCCGATTTTATGCGCCGTCCTTCATTACGTACAGGAGCATCAGCTTTCCTTAAATCATTCAGTCGATATTTCACCTGAAAATAAAGTGGACTTCAGCGTCATTACAGAACAGGATTTAACCACAAGCACCATTTATGAGTTGCTCTATTGGATGACTGTTGTAAGCGACAACTCTGCCACTAATGTATTGATTGATTTACTTGGCTTTGATTATTTGAACACATATTTCCATAATATCGGCTTGAAAAATACAAAGCTGCAACGGAAGATGATGGATTTTGACCGGTTGAATCAAGGATATGATAATGTCACAACAGCAAGGGATATGGCAGATTTATTTACAATGATTTCCCAACAAACATTATTGCCTGAAAAGCTAAATCGATTAGCAATTGACATATTATGCAAACAAACAGACTATGAACGTTTAAAGAGATATATTAAAGATGCCCGAATCGCCCACAAAACGGGCAGTCTGGATACAGTATGCCATGATGTGGGAATTGTGTATCATCGAAATGGGAACTATATCATCGGTGTATTTTTGACAGAAGTGAGAGACTTTGAAATGGGAAAACGATGGATTGGACGCATTTCAAAAATGGTGTATGACTATTATGAATCAGATAAAGGGGGAGAAACCCTATGA
- a CDS encoding C40 family peptidase — translation MKAIANEMIVTLYKEPDAASECIDEVLYGMVVDILEDVNETWVYVQTAYRYEGYCLKEQLLVDDKKANQWNEDAKHIIIQNFADVLKEPKIQSSKLATLARGSLITMIEDPESEEWSKIQLADGKIGYTRTYWIRNRIVENLSEEEFREKVVQTALSYLKTPYRWGGKTPLGIDCSGLCSMAYMLNGVYIYRDAQIVKGFPIKEISFEQIQKGDLLYFPGHIAMYMGDGLYVHSSLGGNEVSINSLDANHPQYRKDLATSITAVGSLFG, via the coding sequence ATGAAAGCCATCGCGAACGAGATGATTGTGACGCTGTATAAAGAACCAGATGCAGCTTCTGAATGCATTGATGAAGTATTATATGGAATGGTCGTTGACATTTTAGAAGATGTCAATGAAACATGGGTATATGTCCAAACAGCCTATCGATACGAAGGTTATTGTTTAAAAGAACAACTGCTGGTAGATGATAAGAAGGCAAATCAATGGAATGAGGACGCAAAGCATATTATTATCCAAAACTTTGCGGATGTTTTAAAAGAACCGAAAATTCAAAGCAGCAAACTAGCGACCTTGGCAAGAGGCTCTCTTATTACAATGATCGAAGACCCGGAATCGGAAGAGTGGTCAAAAATACAATTGGCGGATGGAAAAATTGGATATACTCGAACTTATTGGATTCGCAATAGAATCGTAGAAAATCTTTCTGAAGAAGAATTCAGGGAAAAGGTAGTCCAAACAGCATTGAGTTATTTAAAGACGCCTTACCGTTGGGGAGGAAAAACACCCCTTGGCATTGATTGTTCAGGATTATGTTCCATGGCTTATATGTTAAATGGGGTGTATATTTACCGGGATGCTCAAATTGTGAAAGGGTTTCCAATTAAGGAAATTTCCTTTGAGCAAATCCAAAAGGGAGACTTGCTCTATTTCCCTGGACACATCGCCATGTATATGGGAGATGGACTCTATGTGCATTCTTCCCTCGGCGGAAATGAAGTAAGTATCAATAGTCTTGATGCCAATCATCCACAATATCGCAAAGATTTAGCAACTTCCATTACGGCGGTTGGAAGTCTTTTTGGATAG
- the qoxD gene encoding cytochrome aa3 quinol oxidase subunit IV, translated as MKELFPAKQVGGYIFSLVLTIVALLVYIMDFSFPVAMTILLVTAFVQATVQLVLFMHAGETEDGTAIYTNILYGIIIAVVTIIGSLLIFVWDM; from the coding sequence ATGAAAGAATTGTTTCCAGCAAAACAAGTCGGCGGCTATATCTTTTCATTAGTGTTGACGATTGTAGCTTTGCTTGTGTATATTATGGATTTCTCTTTCCCGGTAGCGATGACGATTCTGCTTGTAACGGCTTTTGTCCAAGCGACAGTGCAGCTCGTGCTGTTTATGCATGCCGGTGAAACAGAGGATGGAACAGCCATTTATACGAATATACTTTATGGGATTATAATTGCTGTTGTCACAATTATCGGTTCTCTATTAATCTTCGTTTGGGATATGTAA
- the qoxC gene encoding cytochrome aa3 quinol oxidase subunit III: MKIDHTQPLEYSTQQNQLNILGFWIFLGAEIMLFATLFTAYFIMENRTGNGPTGPEIFEISPVLFETFILLTSSFTIGLAVHAMRIGHKKAMLAFLGITLALGVAFLSAEINEFIHYYHVGATYQTSGFTAALLTTLGTHGAHVTLGFFWGLCILIQVAKDGINPRTANKSFIFSLYWHFLDVVWIFIFSFIYLKGMM; the protein is encoded by the coding sequence ATGAAAATCGATCACACGCAGCCTCTTGAATATAGTACACAGCAAAACCAATTGAATATCCTCGGTTTCTGGATTTTCCTTGGCGCGGAAATTATGTTGTTTGCCACATTATTCACAGCTTATTTCATTATGGAAAATCGAACTGGCAATGGACCAACTGGACCGGAAATTTTCGAAATTTCTCCAGTCCTCTTTGAAACTTTTATCTTGTTAACAAGCAGTTTCACGATTGGTCTTGCGGTACATGCGATGCGCATTGGGCATAAAAAAGCGATGCTTGCCTTCCTAGGAATTACCCTTGCGCTTGGCGTCGCATTCCTTTCAGCAGAAATCAATGAATTTATTCACTACTATCATGTGGGTGCAACTTATCAAACGAGCGGATTTACCGCAGCTCTTTTGACGACGCTCGGCACCCATGGAGCACACGTAACTCTAGGATTTTTCTGGGGATTATGCATCCTGATCCAAGTTGCAAAAGATGGCATCAATCCAAGAACAGCGAATAAATCCTTTATCTTTTCTCTATACTGGCACTTCTTAGATGTTGTCTGGATTTTCATCTTCAGCTTCATCTATTTGAAAGGAATGATGTAA
- the qoxB gene encoding cytochrome aa3 quinol oxidase subunit I has translation MEFFERFAVPNPNPAIYASMVAIVVVSLAIIFGLTYFKKWGYLWREWLTTVDHKKIGMMYLISAILMLFRGGVDALMLRAQLAVPDNKLLDPQHYNEVFSTHGIIMIIFMAMPFIFAFMNLVVPLQIGARDVAFPRLNAISFWLFAAGAMLFNISFVIGGSPDAGWTSYFPLAGTEFSESVGTNYYMIAIQISGIGSLMTGINMITTILKMRAPGMTLMKMPMFTWASFMACVIIIFAFPVLTIALLMGTTDRLFATNFFTSTNGGMDMLWANFFWVWGHPEVYILILPAFGIYSEVISTFSGRNLYGYKSMVGSMVIISLLSFLVWTHHFFTMGQGALTNSIFSISTMAIAVPTGVKIFNWLLTMWKGKIRFTVPMLYSIGFIPLFTVGGVTGVMLAMSAADYQYHNTMFLVAHFHNTIIPGVVFAMLAGLTYYWPKMFGFMLNERIGKWGFWFLSIGFVLAFFPMYITGLNGQARRMYTYSEATGFGTLNFVAFIGAGLMAISFCIIVFNIIYSFKNSPRNVGEDPWNARTLEWATHNPVPEYNFARTPHVASSEAFWDAKKRGHELFKGEIEEIHMPNNSGVPFIMGVIFFIAGFSFVFALWVPAVVALIGIFACMVLRSFEKDDGRHISVEEIKATESTYGGAHS, from the coding sequence ATGGAATTTTTTGAACGATTTGCAGTGCCAAATCCAAATCCAGCCATCTATGCTTCAATGGTCGCAATCGTTGTGGTTTCCCTCGCTATTATCTTTGGTTTAACCTATTTTAAAAAATGGGGCTACCTATGGCGGGAATGGCTGACAACAGTGGACCATAAAAAAATTGGGATGATGTATTTAATCTCTGCAATACTAATGCTGTTCCGTGGTGGAGTGGATGCCCTGATGTTGCGGGCTCAGCTTGCCGTACCGGATAATAAACTGCTCGACCCTCAGCACTACAATGAAGTGTTTTCAACCCACGGAATTATTATGATTATCTTTATGGCAATGCCGTTCATCTTCGCTTTTATGAACCTCGTTGTTCCATTGCAAATCGGGGCGCGGGATGTGGCGTTTCCTAGACTTAATGCCATCAGCTTCTGGTTATTTGCTGCTGGGGCGATGCTATTTAACATTTCCTTCGTCATCGGCGGTTCACCGGATGCAGGATGGACATCTTACTTCCCGCTTGCCGGAACGGAATTTAGTGAATCTGTCGGAACGAACTATTACATGATTGCCATTCAGATTTCCGGGATTGGCTCCTTAATGACCGGAATCAATATGATTACAACCATATTAAAAATGCGCGCCCCTGGCATGACATTGATGAAAATGCCAATGTTCACATGGGCCAGCTTTATGGCTTGCGTCATTATCATTTTTGCCTTCCCGGTATTAACTATTGCGTTATTAATGGGAACGACTGACCGTTTATTTGCAACAAACTTCTTTACGTCAACAAACGGCGGTATGGATATGCTTTGGGCAAACTTCTTCTGGGTTTGGGGACACCCTGAAGTCTATATCTTGATCTTGCCAGCTTTTGGTATTTACAGTGAAGTGATTTCCACTTTCTCTGGCCGAAATCTTTACGGCTATAAATCCATGGTCGGTTCCATGGTCATTATTTCCCTACTATCATTCCTTGTTTGGACCCACCACTTCTTTACAATGGGCCAAGGTGCATTAACAAACAGCATCTTCTCCATTTCAACGATGGCTATTGCGGTGCCAACTGGGGTGAAAATTTTCAACTGGCTTTTGACAATGTGGAAAGGGAAAATTCGATTTACCGTTCCAATGCTTTACTCAATTGGATTTATTCCACTCTTTACAGTCGGCGGGGTAACTGGGGTTATGCTTGCCATGTCAGCAGCAGACTACCAATATCATAATACGATGTTCTTAGTCGCCCACTTCCATAACACGATTATTCCAGGCGTAGTCTTTGCGATGTTGGCTGGACTCACATACTACTGGCCAAAAATGTTTGGCTTTATGTTGAATGAACGTATTGGGAAATGGGGATTCTGGTTCCTTTCAATCGGATTTGTACTTGCCTTTTTCCCAATGTACATCACTGGTTTAAATGGACAAGCACGCCGCATGTACACTTACTCTGAAGCAACAGGTTTTGGAACTTTAAACTTTGTGGCATTTATCGGCGCAGGGTTAATGGCGATATCCTTCTGCATCATTGTCTTTAACATTATTTATAGCTTTAAAAACTCTCCAAGAAATGTAGGAGAAGATCCATGGAATGCCCGCACTTTAGAATGGGCGACACACAATCCAGTGCCTGAATACAACTTTGCCCGCACACCACATGTAGCATCCAGCGAAGCATTCTGGGATGCGAAAAAACGTGGACATGAACTATTTAAAGGCGAAATTGAAGAAATCCACATGCCAAATAATAGCGGTGTTCCGTTTATTATGGGGGTAATCTTCTTCATAGCTGGCTTCTCCTTCGTCTTCGCCTTATGGGTGCCAGCAGTTGTCGCACTAATCGGCATCTTTGCTTGCATGGTTCTGCGTTCCTTTGAAAAAGATGACGGACGCCACATTTCTGTAGAGGAAATTAAAGCGACTGAAAGCACGTATGGAGGTGCTCATTCATGA
- the qoxA gene encoding cytochrome aa3 quinol oxidase subunit II → MKLKGALLLLLSMLVVFLSGCEPLLVLDPKGPQAERQAHDIMISIWIMAFIVIVVLVLLVYMLVKYRASKLPEDYEPPHIEGNPILEGILIGVPIIIVAFLSIVTVKSNYIVENIPEGYEDQEPLVIYASTSNWKWHFSYPEQEIETVNYLYIPTNRPIEFKLYSFGPITSFWIPQLGGQKYAMADMVTTLHLAAETPGEYTGRNANFNGKGFAENTFTVTAMTQTEFDEWVDEVHETAEPLTEDEFNQLLEPGHLGRMTFTGTHLDFSPAPEHEHTADDEMDAEHEMHSEHAAHE, encoded by the coding sequence ATGAAACTCAAAGGAGCACTGCTGTTATTGCTATCCATGCTTGTAGTTTTCCTTAGCGGTTGTGAACCTTTACTTGTGTTAGATCCAAAAGGCCCACAAGCGGAAAGACAAGCACACGACATCATGATTTCCATTTGGATTATGGCGTTTATTGTTATTGTCGTTTTAGTTTTGCTTGTATACATGCTCGTTAAATATCGGGCTTCTAAACTTCCAGAAGATTATGAGCCTCCTCATATCGAAGGAAATCCTATTTTAGAAGGTATTCTTATTGGAGTTCCAATCATTATTGTCGCTTTTCTATCCATAGTTACAGTGAAAAGCAACTATATTGTAGAAAACATCCCAGAAGGATATGAAGACCAGGAGCCACTGGTGATTTATGCTTCAACTTCCAACTGGAAATGGCATTTCAGCTACCCTGAACAAGAAATCGAAACGGTGAATTATTTGTATATTCCAACCAATCGACCAATTGAATTCAAACTTTATTCTTTCGGCCCTATTACAAGTTTCTGGATTCCCCAATTAGGTGGACAAAAATATGCCATGGCAGACATGGTAACAACGCTTCACTTAGCGGCAGAAACCCCAGGAGAATATACAGGACGAAATGCTAACTTCAACGGCAAAGGCTTTGCTGAAAATACATTTACCGTCACAGCCATGACTCAAACGGAATTTGATGAATGGGTGGATGAAGTACATGAAACAGCGGAACCGTTAACAGAAGATGAATTCAATCAATTATTAGAACCTGGCCATCTCGGACGCATGACGTTTACTGGAACGCATCTTGATTTCTCACCCGCGCCAGAACATGAGCATACTGCTGATGATGAAATGGATGCTGAACACGAAATGCATTCTGAACACGCTGCACATGAGTAA